ATGGACATAATTTTGAGTTAATAGTAACGGTAAAAGGTAAACCGGATCCGGATACCGGGTTCGTGATTGATTTAAAAGTTTTGGGGGATTTGATTAAGGAAAAGATTGTTGACAAGGTCGATCATAAAAACCTGAATCTTGATGTGGATTTCATGAAAGACAAAATGGCTTCCTGTGAAATTTTTGTGACAGAAATTTGGAAAATCCTGGCTCCTGCGATTCAGGAAGTGGCTTCAACTGCACAATTACATTATATCAAACTGGTGGAAACACCGAAAAATTTCGTAGAATACTACGGCGAATAATTCTTTACAGGTATCGGCTGATTTTTTAGACTGGCCGATACTTTTCTTCTCTTCTACAAATATCTCAGCATGAAATACTACCTCATTGCCGGCGAACGTTCGGGTGATTTACACGGTGCCAATCTGATGAAAGGAATAAAATCCAATGATCCGGAGGCGCAGTTTCGTGGCTGGGGCGGTGATATGATGCAGGCGGAGGGAATGGATCTGGTGACACATTATAAGGATACCGCTTTCATGGGTTTTCTGGAAGTAGCGAAAAATATTCTTAAAATTACCGGCTTCCTGAAAAAATGTAAAAAGGATATTCTTGCTTATCAGCCGGATGTAATTGTACTGATCGATTATCCGGGATTTAACTTACGGATGGCTGCATTTGGTAAGAAAAACGGATTTAAAATCTTCTATTATATTTCTCCCAAAGTCTGGGCGTGGAATCAGAAACGTGCCTGGAAAATCAAAGCAAACATCGATCACATGTTTGTCATTTTTCCGTTTGAGATTGATTTTTACAAAAAATTTGACTTCAAAGTGGACTATGTCGGCAACCCTTTAATGGATGCGATTGAAGCTTTTAAGCCAGATCCGGAGTTTATGAAAAAGAATAATCTGGATAATAATCAGCCTGTTATCGCCTTGCTTCCCGGTAGCCGCAAACAGGAAATAATCAATATGCTGGATCTGATGTTAACCGTTCAGCCACATTTTCCGGATTATCAATTTGTTATTGCAGGTGTGAAAAATCTTCCTTCATCTTTGTACGAAAAATATGAAGCGTTGGGAAATGTTTCTGTTGTATACGAGTCAACCTATGATTTACTGTCGGTATCAGAAGCTGCACTTGTGACATCCGGTACTGCAACTCTGGAAACGGCATTATTAAATATTCCGGAAGTAGTTTGCTACAAAACGAGCGGCTTTTCTTACGCCGTTGCCAAAAGATTAATCCGGGTCCCTTTCATTTCTCTCGTTAACCTGATTATGGAAAAAGAAGTTGTCCGGGAGCTTATTCAGGATGAACTGAATGAAAAACACTTGGTAGAGGAATTGAAATCAATTCTGAAAAACGGAGAGAAGAGAAATATCCAGCTCGATGATTATAAAAAGCTCCACCAACTGGTAGGCGGATCAGGTGCTTCACAAAAAACAGGAAGGTTAATAGAGAAATATTTACAAAAGTTATAGAATAAATTTGTAGATATTCTGCTACGAAATTTGAGAAATTTTGCTACTTCTTTCTAGCAAAAAGTAAATTACTTTTGCACAGCGTGCAGGGAATATGGCCTTGAAAGCATGTATTAGTATCACCATACCTCCTTTACCTAATTGATTATGCGTCAGGTGCTTTTAATTAATAAGGATCCGGATATGCATTCGGATTTGAACTCGCTTTTTCAGGAAAATAATTATGAAAGTGTAATATTGGATGAAGTTGAGACAGGAAATGAGGCGTTAAGAAAAGTGGTAAATGATTCTTACGACATGCTGATCCTGAATCTTGATTTGCCAAATACGAATATGCTTGGGTTAATCAATAAATTAAGACTTTTAAATCAGGACTTACCCATACTGATATATTCCTTAGAGCTTGAATATATTTTCATCAAACGATATCTCACCAGCGGCGTTAATGGTTATTGTTTTTTCAAAAATGGTGATGTTGGCGAAATCCTGGATGCAGCTGTCCGCATAAGCACGGGAAAGTGGTATATCAGTCAGGAAATGGTTGAACTAATTGTTGAAAAAGCATTATACAGTAAGAAAATAGATCGTTTCGATAATCTGGATGAGCAGGAATTTGAAATACTTACGCACCTGATAAAGGGAGATACAGTTGCCAATATTGCCAAAATCATGGGCGTACATTTACCAACGGTTTCTGTTTATAAAACCCGGATTCTTGATAAACTAAGAATTACCAGTTTGCTTGAATTGAAAAACATAATCAAAATACCGTTACTTTCCGAAAGCTAATTTCGCATCCGGGCAAGTTTTTCGTAGTCTAGTACCGTTATCAGACTGCCTTTCATATCAACGAGTTTCTCTTCTTTAAAATCCGATAAAGTCCGGATCACCGTTTCCGTTGCTGTACCTACCATAGAAGCAATGTCTTCACGGGTAATGGCCATCGAAAATGGTTTGGAACGATCTTCCTGATAACGCTGCACGAGCATCACCAAAGCCTGCGCAACACGCTTTCTTACAGAGTTATATGCTAATTGCAATAGTCGCTCTTCACGATCTTTAATCTCATTAGAAAGCATTTTAATAAACTTAGTCGCCACTTCCCGGTTTCCCTGCAAAAGGTTGAAAAAATCATCTTTTGGTATCATCGCCACTTCTGATTTTTCAAGGGAAATGGTAGTTTCCTGGTAAGGTTCACCTTGAAGCAAATCCAGGTAACCGAAAAAATCGCCTTCCTTATATAACTCAGTTATGTATTCTTTTCCGTTGTCGTTCGACTTATATGCTTTTACCTTCCCTTTTTGAAGAAAGAAAACGTTGGAAGGAAAGCTGCCCTCGGTATAAATGGTCTCCTTTTTTCTCAGCGTTTTTGTTTTTTTATCGTCCGCCAATTTTGTGATCAGATCAAAAGATTTTGCTTCGTGAATAAATTCGTCCAGACCTTCCGCTGTGCGTGTAAATTGTCCTTTTAACCGCTCGCTCTTTTTAAGGCGCATTTCAACGGCATTTAATAACTCGACATCGTCATAAGGTTTTGTCAGATAATCATCTGCGCCCATGGTCATTCCCTTCCGGTAATCATTTTTTTCTGCCTTCGCAGTCAGAAAAACAAATGGAATATTGGCTGTATGATCATCTTTGCTAAGCAAAAGCAGTACTCCGTAACCATCCAGTTCAGGCATCATAATGTCACAAATAATTAAATCCGGTCTTTCGTGATGTGCAAGCTGAACGCCTTCTTTTCCATTGTGTGCAGTCAAGACGTGATAATTGGCCAATTCCAGAATTTCGGCTGTATTTTCACGCATTTCAGGGTTGTCCTCAATCAATAATATTCTTTTATTTTCCATTATAGCGTTGACGTATTAATTAGCGGGTAAATGATCCGGCAGTTGGATATTGAAAGTGGTGCCTTTATTAACCTCACTGGTAAAAGAAACTTCTCCACCCATCAGATTGACATAATTTTGTACGATGTTTAATCCCAAACCGGTTCCCTGAGCATTCCCGGCATTATTTGCACGGAAAAAACGGTCGAAAATATGCATTTGGTCAGTCTCAGGTATACCAATTCCCTGATCTGCAATTTCAATTAAAATGGTTTTTCCGTCGGCTTTTATATCAAATCGGATTAATTTCCCGGGATCAGAATATTTGATAGCATTTGAAATCAGGTTAAAGATTACGTTACGAAGCAATTGTTTGTCTACCCAAACACCGTTATTTCCGGTATAAGAAAATGAAATCGTTTGTCCTTCTTTACACAAACCTTTGATTTCCTCAATTAATCCTTCACAAAAAACAGGCAATTCTGTGTAAACCGGAACACTATGAATTCTTCCTTCTTCCAGTTTTCCAATAGACATGAAATCATTTAAAATCTCAGTCAGGTTAGTAACCGCAGATTTTATCCGTTGCACGTGTTTCTGTCTTTTGTCCTCTTCTTCACTTTTTGGATATCGCCCAATGAGAGAGGCTGAGGAAAGAATTGTGGCCAGCGGCGTACGGAATTCGTGCGAAGCAATGGTCACAAACTGACTTTTCATATTGTTCAGCTCACGTTCTTTTTTCAAAGCACGCATGACTTCTTCCTGTGATTGTTCAATTTTATAAATTGCCTTTGCCAATTCTTCGGTTCGTTGATTTACGCGTTCTTCCAGTTCTGCATTCAGTTTCTGAATTTCCTGATTTGCTTCCTGGATAATATTTTCCTGTTTTTTTCTTTCCGTAATATCAATCACAAAACTTACAACAAACTGTCCTTCACTGGTTTTGAAAGGACTTAAACTAACTTCCACAGGAAATTCACTTCCGTCTTTTCTTCTTGCAAAAAGTTCAAGAGAGCTCCCCATTCCGCGTGCATGCGGCGATTCCAGATAATGATCGCGGTGATGAACGTGGGCTTTTGAAAGTCTTCTCGGGATAAGACTTTCGATTTTCTGATCGACAAGTTCTTTGTCGTCGTAACCAAAAAGTTCTAGTGCCTTGGGATTCAACATCACAATAACTCCTTCTTTGTTGACTACAACAATTCCTTCGGTGGCATGTTTAAAAAGTGCGTCGAGCATTTCAATGTGCCGTGTCATGGCTTTTGTATGTTTTTCTAAATAAGTCGTACTAAACATACCAAGTTACAGGACATATGTGAAGGGAACAAACGAAACAGAAACAATGATAGAATGAGTGAATGACAGACTGAGTGAATAATGGCTCAAATTTCAACTCATACGGTCTGACTAAATTGGTTACTTGCCGGTGATTCTGCCCATAATTTTGCGTCGAAAGCCATGCATACATTTCTTACAAAAGCTTTTCCGGTTGGGGTTACACGTAAACGATAAGTTTCAATTTCAACCAGTTCATCGAATTGCAATTCAGACAACCGTTCCAGTGCTTTGTACAAATCGTCGCACACTTCATCCGCATTTCTCCATGTCGTTTCAAATTGCGTCATGATCCTGAGAATGTGTTTCCGAAGAATCAGATCTTCTTTTGTCAGTTCATGACCTTTGATAATTGGTAAATGTCCGGCGTTGATTTTCTCATAATATGCCTCAACATTTTTTTCATTCTGAACATAACCAGTCCAGCTGTCGCTGATCGAAGAAGCACCCAAACCGATTAGAAGCTGCGTATGCGTATCGGTATACCCCATGAAGTTTCTGTGCAAACGACCATCTTGTTGTGCTTTGAAAAGTTCATCCGTTTCCAATGAAAAATGATCCATACCGATATCATGATAACCGGATAATTCCAGTGCATTTCTGCCGGTTTCATAGATCGCCATTTTTTTATCAGGATCGGGCAAATCACTTTCGGTATATTTTCTCTGTCCCGGTTTAATCCAGGGAATATGGGCGTAACTGTAAAAAGCAATTCGGTCGGGGCGAAGCTGAACAACGCGCATAATCGTTTCCATCATCGTGCAAACTTTTTGCATCGGTAAACCGTAAACAATGTCATAGTTCACAGAGGTATACCCAATTTCTCTCGCTTTTTTTGTCAGATGACTAACCTGTTCATACGTTTGCTGACGGTTAATCACAGCCAGTACCAACAGATTAAAGTCTTGTACGCCAATACTTATTCTGCGAAAACCGACATTGAAAAGCGCTTGCAAATGTTCATCCGTTGTATTTCCGGGATGCGCTTCAAAACTGAATTGTGCTTTTGGATGAACGTCAGCATTTTTCAGCAAACCTTCAATCAGTTTTGTAAGATTTTCAGGACTGAAAAAAGTGGGTGTTCCTCCTCCTAAATGAATTTCTCTGATGACAGGTTTTGTTTCGCCAAAAATGGAAAAATACAATTCCCATTCTTTCAAAACTGCATTGATATAAGTTTCTTCTACCTTATGATTAATCGTAATACGCGTATTGCAGCCACAATAAGTACACAGACTTTCGCAAAAAGGTAAGTGTACGTAAAGACTGATTCCTTCTTTTTCGTTGGAAATAGTGAAAGCTTCTTTGGAAAGTTTTTTCCAGTTTTGTTCTGTTGGCGGCGTTTTTTGCCAGTATGGAACAGTTGGATAACTTGTATATCTTGGCCCGGGAGTATTGTATTTAAAAAGCAAATCCTTATCCATGGGAGTCGTGTTTTGAATTAAATTCTATACTTCAAAACTAGTCAGGCGCTGCGGCTAAAAACATGACTTAAATCAGCTGGAAAACTTACTTTTGAAAGGAATTTTACCTTTTGAAATGAAAAAATGAAATTCTATTTGCCGTGACAAACCGTAATGGTATTAAGATTAGAAGAATTGTTGGCAGTATATTGGATCAATATTCCTCTCATAATCAGAATAATGCCAGCCAGTGTCAGCATAAATGGCGTGAGTTTTCGAATATGCATACGAAGTGAAATTGAAAACCATTGTTTGAAAAAACCTACCGCCATCATCGCAGGCAAAGTTCCCATTCCAAACATCAGCATATAAAAACCGCCATTAAAAGCATTTCCGGTTGCAATAGAACTGATCAGCGCCAGATAAACCAGGCCGCAGGGGAGTAATCCGTTTAAAACTCCAAGTAAAAACCAGCTTTGCATTTTCCGGCTTCGCAGCATTGCTGACATTTGTTTTTTCAAATGTTGAATAAACTTTTGCCAGAATTTTGGAGGATGAAAATAGGGATCCAGTCGCGTTGGCCAGAAAACATATAGCAGCATTAACACTCCGGCAAAAATAGAAAGATATCGGAGATAGCCGATCCAGGCAAAAGAGTAACCGAGGGATCCCAAAGCAATTCCCAGTGCTGCATAGGTAAAAGTTCGGCCGGTATTATACAAAGCCAAACCGGCAAATTGCTGAAACCGGTTTCCTTTTTGTACAGGTAATGCCAGCGCAATCGGGCCGCACATGGCGATACAATGAAAACTGCTCAGTAATCCCATTGACAAGGCAAGATAGGGCAGTGCATTGTTCATCACATTTCCTTTTTTGAAATCACAACAACGCCTTCATTCCAGTAGGATTTTTTTCCATTTTTCCAGTCAATTTGCAAATAATAACGGCCTGGTTTAAGGTCTGATCCAGCAATTAACTGATCATTGTTTTTCGCTTTTACTGGAAAATTACGATCCTTCGTATTATCTGATGGACAATACAATTTCACATTTCCGGTTAAAGTATCTTTTGCAAATTCTTCTGGATAATGAATAATGATTCCCCTCTCTTCCACTTGCCAGATTAATGGATTTTTCAATTTTTTGGCGAGATTTACTTTATTTATTTTGTTTTGAAATTGAAGTTCTTCTTCATAATACTGATCCGTTACCAGATCGATTTTCTGGCTGGCACTCATGCCTACCAGCAAAAGTATCATGGCCACAAATCCGGCATAGAGTATTGCAATGCCTGCGCCCCAGTTTATTTTCATGATATTTTTTGTTTAATTATTTGAAATATGATTTCTGAGCAAAGCGCTTTTAATCATTCTTCCGGTGCCATGAACGTGGTTTCGAAAGTTTCCAGTTTTTCCTTTGCCTGATAAACAGAAAGTTTGAGTTTTGTTTTACGATTTTTTAATTCGCTTTTTGGTATGATAATGAAAACGGTCCCTTCCGACATGCCAGCTCCTTCCAGCGTCAAATCCGGTTTACCGGCAAAAAGTAAAGTGCCTTTTGGTGAATCAAGATGAATGACCGGTTTTACAATCTGGTTTGTCTTATTGAAAATTTTGAAAGTGTATAAGTTGCTGATCGTACCATCTTTATTTTCAATATACTGACTTCCCGGTGCGCGAAATAAAGTTGTCTGTGTATCATTTCTGGAAACGACCAGATATCCAAGTGCGGACCAAAGCAGAACCAGCACAAAAATATATCCTCGCGTACGATTTGTAATTAGTTTATTGACACCACTGACAATCGCATTTTCGGAAGTGTATTTGATCAAACCTTTATCAAAACCTACTTTATCCATGATTGAATCACAGGCATCGATGCAGGCAGTGCAGTTTACACATTCCATTTGGGTACCATTTCGGATATCAATTCCGGTAGGGCAAACGGCGACACATTGAAAACAGCTGATACAATCTCCGGCAGTCCGGTCATGGCCTTTATGTAACTTTTCGCGGGGTTCCCCGCGTTTGTAATCGTAGGCAACGACAATAGAATTTCTGTCCATTAATACACCTTGCAGCCGTCCATATGGACAAACAACCGTACAAGCCTGATCACGCAGCCAGGCAAAATTGAAGTAGAAGACCGCAGTGAAAATGATTATTCCTGAGAAAAACGGAACATGCTGACTTATCGGCTCGCTAATAATTTTTGACAGTTTATCAACACCAATTACGTAGGATAAAAGCAGATTGGCAATAAGGAATGAAACCAGTAAAAAAGAGAAATATTTAGTACCCTTTTTTAGAACTTTGTCACCAGTCCAAGGGCTTTTGTTTAGTAGTTTTTGTTTGCTGCTGTCACCTTCAATAAAGTACTCGATTTTCCGGAAAACCATTTCCATAAAAACAGTCTGCGGACAGGCCCAGCCACACCATAAGCGGCCAAAAATGGTTGTGAACAAAACAATGAAAACCATGAAGGATAACATCGTAAGTCCAAAAAGCCAGTAATCCTGCGGTCCGATGAACAAACCGAAAATGATAAATTTTCTTTCAAGAACATTGAAAAGCAAAAGGGGCTGATTGTTGTATTTTAAAAAAGGCGTTACAAATAACAAAGTAAGAATGACGACTGTAAACCATATACGCCGGTTATGCCATACTCCTTTTGGCTTTTGCGGATAAAACCAATTCCGCTTTCCATCTTCATTGATACCATTAAAATGATCCCGAAAAGAATCGTCGGCGGGAGGCGTGGAAACAGGAATTGAGTTTGGTGTAATCATTTCATCAGTCCAAATGGACGTTAATTCTTTCAACTATTTAACCGCTATCGTACTATCCGCAGACATTTTACCTTCTTCAAAAATGTCCCCTTGCGGTTCCTTGGGATTTGCCGGTTTACTTCCTTTTAGAGATAGTACGAAACTGGCCACTTTCTGAATGTCAGTCGGAGAAAGCTGTTTTTCCCAGGAGATCATGCCTTTTTCAGGAACGCCGTATTTTATTACTTTGAAAAGATTTTTAATATTTCCGCCGTGCAGCCAGTATTTGTCGGTGAGGTTTGGACCAACTCCACCGCCGCCTTCAACACCATGACAAGCTGTACATTTTTCCTGAAAAATTGCCTTTCCTGCATCAATTCCGGCAGTTTCTGTGAGTTGGGTAACTGTATTTTCATCCATACTTGAACCTACTTTTTCCAGATAAGCTTTTTTCTCAATATCAGCCATCGCAATTTCCTTGTCGAGTTCGGCGATTTGAGAATCACCCATGCCGCTGAAATAATATGCTGAATATCCGATGGCGATTAAAACCGTTGCCAGAAATAAAGATTGCAGCCAGGGAGGCATCCGGTTATCCAGTTCCTGAATTCCGTCATAATCATGACCATCAATCAGGATTGTTTTTTCATCACTCAATGCGACACCGAGGCCAGCGAATTTTTTAAACCAGCTTGTTTTTGGAGCAGTTTCAGGAACGGTATTCGTAACCTGTTTAAGTACAGAAAGTGCATTGGCTAATAAAATAATGACCAGCACCATTATGAAAAATAACAATCCCAGTAACATTAAAAGTAAAATGTCGGTACCGGAAATTGCACGAATTTCTTCTTTTTGTTCCTGAGCGAAAGCCGGAACAGACAGGAGGAAAAAGGTAATCAGGGACAGGATTCCTTTTTTGATACTTCCATCGTTTAATGGAATGTTTTTCATTTTGTTGACGGACTTATTATCCAGTTTGAAAACGTAAAACAGAAGTGCAACAAAGAAGACAAAAAATATGATGAGGGAAATGAGCGGGAAAATTCCCACACCCGCAATGGTTTCGAGATAGTTTCGGAATTTCATGTTTATATATTATTTAGGTAGGGGCGACCCTCGTGGTCGCCCGGATTTCAGATTGTCAGGATTTGGGCAACCACAAGGGTTGCCCCTATCGCGTTTTTATATCAGTCCCCAATCGTTGCAGATAAGCAATCAGCGCAATAATTTCCTTATTCTCATTGGCCTTGATCCCGCTTTGTTTCAATCTTGACTGGATACCCAACGCCTGTTTATGGAGCTCGGCATTAGCAATTTTATCATACCCTTTTTCATACGGAACACCAAGTGTCTGCATCGCACGGATTTTTCCAGGGGTGGAAGCAGTGTCCAGATCATCTTCCAATAACCAGCCATAACGAGGCATGATTGAACCCGGCGACATCGAAGTTGGATCTTCCATATGATTATAATGCCATGAATCAGGATATTTTCCACCAATTCTATGCAAATCCGGACCGGTGCGTTTAGAGCCCCACTGGTGCGGGTGATCATAAACAAATTCTCCTGATTTTGAATATTCTCCATAACGTTCAATTTCGGAACGAAAAGGACGAATCATTTGTGTATGACAAACATAACATCCTTCCCGAACATAAATATCGCGACCCTGAAGTTCGAGTGGGGTATAAGGTTTTACACTGGCAATGGTCGGAACATTGGATTCGATCATGAAAGTTGGAATCATTTCAATCATCCCACCAATGGAAACAACGAGAAGTGCAATAATTGTGATCGTGAGAGGTTTACGCTCCAATAATCTTTGGTGCCAGAATTCTTTTTGCTCCGGATGCCAGACAGCGGCTAGCGGCATTGCTTTTGCTTTTTCAAACGGAACAAGATTTCCTTTCAAAGCTGTCATCCACAAATTATAAATCATTACCACAAAACCAATGATGTATAAAGTACCACCAACACTTCTTAGGAAATATAATGGTGCAAGCTGTGTTACCGTTTCAAGGAAGTTAGGATATTTCAACAAACCTTCAGCTGTAAATTCCTTCCACATAGAACTTTGTACCCAACCAGCCCAATACATTGGAATGGTATAAAACAAAATCCCTAACGTCCCGATCCAGAAATGGAAACTGGCAAGTTTTGGAGAAAACAGAGGGCGATTGTACAAACGTGGGAAAAGCCAGTAAAGCATACCAAATGTCAGGAAGCCATTCCAGCCTAACGCTCCTACGTGTACGTGAGCCACGATCCAGTCGGTATAATGTGCGATGGCGTTCACATTTTTGAATGCTAGCATAGGACCTTCGAAAGTTGCCATACCATACGCGGTGATTGCAACGACAAAGAATTTCAACACCACATCTTCACGAACTTTGTCCCATGCGCCTCGTAAAGTCAAAAGTCCGTTCATCATCCCGCCCCAGGATGGAGCGATCAGCATCAAAGAAAATACAGTTCCCAATGTTTGAGCCCAATCCGGCAACGCTGTATAAAGCAAATGGTGAGGACCAGCCCAGATGTAAAGGAAAATTAATGACCAGAAATGGACGATGGAAAGTCTGTAAGAATAAATAGGGCGATTCGCCGCTTTTGGCAAAAAGTAGTACATCAAACCCAAATAAGGTGTAGTCAGGAAAAACGCTACTGCATTGTGTCCATACCACCATTGAACCAAAGCATCCTGAACACCAGCGTAAAGAGAATAACTTTTGAAAAGTGAAACCGGAAGTTCCAGATTATTAACCACATGGAGCATCGCAACCGTCACAAACGAAGCAATATAAAACCAGATCGCTGCATAAATATGTTCAACACGGCGGTGAATGGTTGTCATCACCAAGTTGGTTAAGCCTGAAAGCCAAACTACTGCAATCGCGATATCAAGCGGCCATTCCAATTCTGCATATTCCTTGGCGCTGGATAATCCCATCGGCAAAGTGATGGCCGCGCCTATGATAATAAACTGCCATGCCCAAAAGTGAAAACGACTTAAAACCGGGCTCCACATGGGAGTGCGCAAAACCCTTGGTGCTGAGTAATACAGACCGGTGAAAAATCCGTTTCCTACAAAAGCAAAAATAACAGCATTAGTATGAAGCGGCCTGATTCGACTGAAAGTGGTGTATGGTAAATCCATATTTAAGTTTGGAAATACAAGCTGAAAGGCGGCAAGGAGACCGACAAGCATACCGATAAGTCCGAACAGGATCGTCGCGATAGCAAAGTTTCGTACGATTTTATTATCATATTGAAACTCGTCCAGCTCAATGGATGCGATACCTGGATTGGGAAGGTTTGACATAATTTTTGAGAGCAGAATGGTGAATAGATATTGGTAATGATTGGGTAGAATGACTTAATTCGGAGTTATTTAGGTAGACTTTTTAGCCGGTTTTTGATTTGTGTTTCCGTCATCCAGAAGTATGCGCATGGCTGGCGTGCAATCGTCATCAAAATGACCTTTTCGGACCGACCAGATAAATGTGCTGAGGAAGCCTAATGCTACAAACAGGCTGACGAGAATCAAAACATAAAGGGCGCTCATGAGAATTTTTTGTTTGTTATTTTTATTGATAATCAGAGTTTTAGATCAATTGTTTCTTCTGATTTTCATGAACCAAAACTACCTGAGTTGATGTCGGTAAACGATGATTTTTGAATGGTATTTAAACTGATGTTTATCAGCTTTTCATCCATTTTCTGGCTGAGATATTAGTTGCGATGGTGGTAAAAAGGACGATGGTTATGGAACTTAAGGGCATAAGAATCGCTGCGATTACCGGTGATAATTTTCCTGCAACTGCAAAGGATAAACCGAAGACATTATACAAAAGTGATATGGCAAAACTGATCTTGATAATGCGCTGACCGGATTTGGCAAGATTGATAAAAGAAGGAAGTTTTTCCAATTGATTTCCTTCCACAATGGCATCGCAGGCGGGAGAAAAATTGTTTATATCATCTGAAACAGCCAGTCCGACATTACTTTGTCGAAGCGCTCCTGCATCATTCAGTCCATCGCCGATCATCAAAACATTTCTTCGTTGGTTTTTTTGTAAACTTTCAATAAAACGAAGCTTTTCTTCGGGTTTTTGTTCAAATAACAAGTTTGAATCTTTCCCGAAAATCGGTGATAATATAGCGCGATCAGTCTGTTTGTCGCCGGATAAAAGATACGTTTCAAATCCTTCTTTTTGAAGTACTTTAACAGTCTTTGCCAACTCGGGGCGGTATTTGCTTTTAAGTGTAAAATAGCCCCTTATTTGTTTGTTAAAGGAAATATAAACATGTGAAGCATTATCCGTTTTCTCTGTTGGGTCTGAATTTTCGACCCATTTTGATGATCCTAATTTTACTTCTGTTTTTCCCCAGAACGCTTTAATCCCAGCACCTCCGGTTTCTTCAAAATGCATCAGCACCCGTCCGCTTCCAGTCACATTTTCTAGTTTTTTGACTAACATTCTGCTTAACGGATGAGAGGATTGCATGGCTAATGTTTTGATAATAACCAGTTCAACATCAGTTAGTTTATTCCCAAAAAATTCGATTTCAGCTTCGTTGGTCTGTGTTATGGTTCCTGTTTTATCAAAAACAATGGTATCAATATGCGAAAGTCTTTCAATGGCATCTGCGTTTTTTGGATAAAAACGGAATTTTCCAAAGAGACTTAATAAATTTCCATTTGTAAAAGTTGAAGATAGTAACAGCGCACATGGACACGCAACGAGCAAAGAAGTTGTAAAAGCTCTGAAAGCAGTTTCGTGTTCATTCAATATAAAAAACCAAAACAGAAAAGTAAGACCGGCGATAACCAGTACAACTGACGAAAAATACCGGTTAATTCGAGCTGCAAGTGTCTGGTTTTGATTCTCTTTTTCTTTGGTAAAAGTGTCATTATTCCAAAGCTGGGTAAGATAACTTTGTGATACCTGTCTCAATACTTCCAGTTCAACAGACAATCCTGTCTGTTTCCCCCCGGCGAAAATGGTATCACCTTTTTTGCGTTCAACAGGTTCGGCTTCTCCGGATACAAAACTGTAATCGATTAATGCTCTGTTGCTTAGCAATACTGCATCTGCCGGGATTAATTCCTGGTTTCTGACA
The nucleotide sequence above comes from Dyadobacter subterraneus. Encoded proteins:
- a CDS encoding 6-pyruvoyl trahydropterin synthase family protein, which produces MIYVTRKEHFNAAHRLFNPAWSEEKNQEVFGPCANNNWHGHNFELIVTVKGKPDPDTGFVIDLKVLGDLIKEKIVDKVDHKNLNLDVDFMKDKMASCEIFVTEIWKILAPAIQEVASTAQLHYIKLVETPKNFVEYYGE
- the lpxB gene encoding lipid-A-disaccharide synthase; amino-acid sequence: MKYYLIAGERSGDLHGANLMKGIKSNDPEAQFRGWGGDMMQAEGMDLVTHYKDTAFMGFLEVAKNILKITGFLKKCKKDILAYQPDVIVLIDYPGFNLRMAAFGKKNGFKIFYYISPKVWAWNQKRAWKIKANIDHMFVIFPFEIDFYKKFDFKVDYVGNPLMDAIEAFKPDPEFMKKNNLDNNQPVIALLPGSRKQEIINMLDLMLTVQPHFPDYQFVIAGVKNLPSSLYEKYEALGNVSVVYESTYDLLSVSEAALVTSGTATLETALLNIPEVVCYKTSGFSYAVAKRLIRVPFISLVNLIMEKEVVRELIQDELNEKHLVEELKSILKNGEKRNIQLDDYKKLHQLVGGSGASQKTGRLIEKYLQKL
- a CDS encoding response regulator encodes the protein MRQVLLINKDPDMHSDLNSLFQENNYESVILDEVETGNEALRKVVNDSYDMLILNLDLPNTNMLGLINKLRLLNQDLPILIYSLELEYIFIKRYLTSGVNGYCFFKNGDVGEILDAAVRISTGKWYISQEMVELIVEKALYSKKIDRFDNLDEQEFEILTHLIKGDTVANIAKIMGVHLPTVSVYKTRILDKLRITSLLELKNIIKIPLLSES
- a CDS encoding response regulator; this encodes MENKRILLIEDNPEMRENTAEILELANYHVLTAHNGKEGVQLAHHERPDLIICDIMMPELDGYGVLLLLSKDDHTANIPFVFLTAKAEKNDYRKGMTMGADDYLTKPYDDVELLNAVEMRLKKSERLKGQFTRTAEGLDEFIHEAKSFDLITKLADDKKTKTLRKKETIYTEGSFPSNVFFLQKGKVKAYKSNDNGKEYITELYKEGDFFGYLDLLQGEPYQETTISLEKSEVAMIPKDDFFNLLQGNREVATKFIKMLSNEIKDREERLLQLAYNSVRKRVAQALVMLVQRYQEDRSKPFSMAITREDIASMVGTATETVIRTLSDFKEEKLVDMKGSLITVLDYEKLARMRN
- a CDS encoding PAS domain-containing sensor histidine kinase, whose amino-acid sequence is MTRHIEMLDALFKHATEGIVVVNKEGVIVMLNPKALELFGYDDKELVDQKIESLIPRRLSKAHVHHRDHYLESPHARGMGSSLELFARRKDGSEFPVEVSLSPFKTSEGQFVVSFVIDITERKKQENIIQEANQEIQKLNAELEERVNQRTEELAKAIYKIEQSQEEVMRALKKERELNNMKSQFVTIASHEFRTPLATILSSASLIGRYPKSEEEDKRQKHVQRIKSAVTNLTEILNDFMSIGKLEEGRIHSVPVYTELPVFCEGLIEEIKGLCKEGQTISFSYTGNNGVWVDKQLLRNVIFNLISNAIKYSDPGKLIRFDIKADGKTILIEIADQGIGIPETDQMHIFDRFFRANNAGNAQGTGLGLNIVQNYVNLMGGEVSFTSEVNKGTTFNIQLPDHLPAN